CCCAGAACCGTTTGAGGCAGACATCACAGGGAAAATTAATCCTAATCCAAGACACCCAGAGGCTGCAGTATGTAAACAACTGTGAGCCATTCATACAGTCGTAGTAAGACGTGGGTGTCAGGAGCAGCACGCCCCGTCTCTCCTCAAATGGGAAGTTAAGGCACACCACGTGACCTCCGTTTTGCCTTGACTGGCTCGTGAGAGGGCGGCACGTGTGACGTCAGCGGGCGAACGATACAAAACACTCCGCGAAAGTAGAGATGCCTCAGAGAAGTGTGTGGTTTCTATGACAGGAGCCTGACAGTCAACACCCAGGgataaaacaacacatcaaaacaaaaagctactacttttttttttttttttgagaaaaaaaagggagaagggCGCGTGCAGCGCGCGTGAAGAGGTTACTGTGCTGTCACACCTGTGGgttcactttttttaaacacctttATTTACTTCCTTCACCACGTGGATTCATGTGTGACATATACAGCCTGGACTCTCACTGCGTGTCTCCACAATGCAACATGAGTTGGGCGATGGAGCCTGCTAACTTCTACGAGAGCACCAAGCTGGGTGGCCCGCAGCAGGGGGGCTGCAAGCCGGGCAGCAGGGGCGACGGCGCGGCCGAGGACGGCACCATGGTGGAGCTGAGCACCGCCCCTGCCATGTACGACGACGAGAGCGCCATCGACTTCAGCCAGTACATCGAGTCGATGACAGCCGTGCCGAACCTGGAGCTGTGCAACGACGAGCTCTTCCTCGACCTGTTCAACACCGTGAAGCAGGAGAAGGTGGACTTCTACACCATGCAGAGCTCCGTGCAGCCCGGCGGCatgcagcagctgtcagctgcctacacagctgagaggagagcGGACGGCGTGCTGGAGAAGGGGGCGTTCAACGCGCCCATCAAGCAGGAGTCCGACTGGAGCGACAGCGACATGTCCTCGTCCCTGCCCTCGCAGATCGAGACCTGCGCCCAGACCTCCGTCAGCCTCCCGACGGGGCAGCCGACTCCCCCCACCACCCCGGAGCCCGTCTCCTCCAACGGGAGCTCGGCCAAGTCCTCCCCACGGAAGATGGGGAGGGAGAAGTCGAAGAAGTCGGTGGACAGGTTCAGCCTGGAGTACCGGCAGAGGCGAGAGAGGAATAACATTGCAGTGAGGAAGAGCAGGGACAAAGCCAAGATGCGCAACTTGGAGATGCAGCAGAAGCTGCTTGAACTGAGCTCAGAGAACGACAGGCTTCATAAAACCATCGAGCAGCTAACCAGGGAGCTCACCGGGCTCAGAGATTTCTTCAAGCAGATGCCCAACTCCACCTTTGTGGGCTCCTCGAGTGCAGAGAGCCGGTGACAGACTCACTAATCCTATGAACTGAGTTTTAGGAGACATACCTCAACAGACTTCTCGTTTTTACCATCTGTACCAGATGTATTTTTAAGCTTACCATAAtggcactggaaaaaaaatatatgatgttGCTGCCATATTTTTGTGGGAATTTTTTCCTCTGTATTAAATTATTTTACCACTGCATTTACATGATGTTATACCTGATATGGTACATGTTTTATAATTCCAAACTTTGTATAAGAGCCAGAGCATGATCTTTTATATAGTTTGTATGAAACcttgaaaatatttgttatGGAATC
Above is a window of Acanthopagrus latus isolate v.2019 chromosome 21, fAcaLat1.1, whole genome shotgun sequence DNA encoding:
- the cebpd gene encoding CCAAT/enhancer-binding protein delta, producing MCDIYSLDSHCVSPQCNMSWAMEPANFYESTKLGGPQQGGCKPGSRGDGAAEDGTMVELSTAPAMYDDESAIDFSQYIESMTAVPNLELCNDELFLDLFNTVKQEKVDFYTMQSSVQPGGMQQLSAAYTAERRADGVLEKGAFNAPIKQESDWSDSDMSSSLPSQIETCAQTSVSLPTGQPTPPTTPEPVSSNGSSAKSSPRKMGREKSKKSVDRFSLEYRQRRERNNIAVRKSRDKAKMRNLEMQQKLLELSSENDRLHKTIEQLTRELTGLRDFFKQMPNSTFVGSSSAESR